One segment of Solanum lycopersicum chromosome 1, SLM_r2.1 DNA contains the following:
- the LOC101248728 gene encoding peptidyl-prolyl cis-trans isomerase CYP95-like — protein sequence MWHTTATATEKREEDGEVTQRSPIRVHRKRQNTGDLNGVKERSFRSQTGRSAPSPEKRRSPASSRGVQGRGMSQQRRNVGPPNGPRRGPSENGVRRSNSPAKRGPVDARRNVRNRSPAAREAEKPGNQSPTRNAENEGSSSKTEKPKEEVSPVIGESLENPLILMECFIFRFDDKNILSHQT from the coding sequence ATGTGGCACACGACGGCGACGGCGACGGAGAAGAGagaggaagatggggaagtgaCACAGAGGTCACCGATTAGAGTACATAGGAAGAGGCAAAACACTGGAGATCTCAATGGAGTTAAAGAGAGAAGTTTTCGGTCTCAGACGGGAAGATCGGCGCCGTCTCCGGAGAAAAGAAGGTCGCCGGCTTCGTCAAGGGGAGTACAGGGGAGGGGAATGTCGCAACAAAGGCGTAATGTGGGACCCCCAAATGGACCCCGACGCGGTCCCAGCGAAAATGGGGTTCGGCGGTCAAATTCTCCGGCGAAACGTGGACCGGTGGATGCACGTCGGAATGTGAGAAACAGAAGTCCGGCGGCGCGTGAAGCAGAAAAACCTGGTAATCAATCGCCGACGAGAAACGCCGAGAATGAGGGAAGTAGTAGTAAAACTGAAAAACCCAAAGAAGAAGTTTCGCCGGTAATTGGCGAATCACTTGAAAATCCTCTGATTTTAATGGAATGCTTCATTTTTAGGTTTGATGACAAAAACATATTAAGTCATCAAAcctaa
- the LOC101256922 gene encoding uncharacterized protein isoform X1 codes for MPLSVFRFQSYSVSSPLIRCFRSQAALKALAKASEDKVPNLILYNYPSFSGAFAALFTHLYHSHLNLPHLILPFSSVEPFRVEDLCIDGLQNCYFLDFVGPKGFAEELTRRTSCQIVGFDHRKSALSKIPLNQSSGGSLTFHVNLEKTSSVAVYEHFSSRLSEVGSNKTDAISLLNSTFQDRVENVLKYIEDGDLHRWSLPDIRAFGIGINQWRSKLNCITNPHMYEQLMGIHTGDLIASGNSHISKRLAAAHKLLDKFFKIRLGRGLYGECLGVRADGDPDLSDEIGKELSKKSASVGLRPIGAVIYLQRKNLKMCLRTVDAATDTSEVAKAYGGGGSPCSSSFIIRMDEYNHWRSVHSS; via the exons ATGCCTCTGTCAGTTTTCCGGTTCCAGAGTTATTCTGTATCATCGCCGTTAATCCGGTGCTTCAGGTCACAAGCAGCATTGAAAGCATTGGCTAAAGCATCTGAAGACAAAGTCCCAAATCTCATCCTCTATAATTATCCTTCATTTTCCGGAGCTTTTGCCGCGCTTTTCACTCACCTCTATCATTCTCATCTCAACCTACCTCACCTCATCTTGCCTTTCTCTTCCGTCGAACCCTTCAG AGTTGAAGATTTGTGTATTGACGGGCTGCAGAATTGCTACTTCCTTGATTTTGTTGGTCCAAAAGGATTTGCGGAGGAGCTTACTCGGCGGACCTCATGCca gatAGTAGGGTTTGATCACCGGAAGTCTGCTCTATCCAAGATCCCTTTGAATCAAAGCTCTGGTGGGAGTCTCACATTTCATGTCAACCTCGAGAAAACTAGTTCAGTAGCTGTTTATGAACATTTCTCTTCTAGGCTTTCAGAGGTTGGATCCAATAAG ACGGATGCTATCAGCTTGCTAAATTCTACTTTTCAAGATCGAGTTGAAAATGTTCTAAAATATATTGAAGATGGAGATCTTCACAGGTGGAGTTTGCCTGATATTAGGGCCTTTGGAATTGGAATTAACCAGTGGCGTTCAAAATTGAACTGCATCACTAATCCACATATGTATGAACAG CTAATGGGGATTCACACCGGTGATTTAATTGCTAGTGGAAACTCCCATATTTCAAAGAGACTGGCTGCAGCACACAAGTTGCTGGATAAGTTTTTCAAAATTCGGCTGGGGAGAGGACTTTATGGTGAATGCTTG GGGGTTAGAGCTGATGGCGATCCAGACTTAAGTGATGAAATTGGCAAGGAACTTAGCAAGAAAAGCGCTTCAGTTGGACTCAG GCCTATAGGAGCAGTCATATACCTTCAGCGGAAGAATCTCAAGATGTGTCTGAGGACTGTAGATGCTGCTACTGATACTTCAGAAGTTGCCAAG GCATATGGTGGAGGTGGTTCTCCTTGTTCTAGCTCATTTATAATTCGGATGGATGAGTATAACCACTGGCGCTCAGTGCATTCATCCTAA
- the LOC101256922 gene encoding uncharacterized protein isoform X3 → MPLSVFRFQSYSVSSPLIRCFRSQAALKALAKASEDKVPNLILYNYPSFSGAFAALFTHLYHSHLNLPHLILPFSSVEPFRVEDLCIDGLQNCYFLDFVGPKGFAEELTRRTSCQIVGFDHRKSALSKIPLNQSSGGSLTFHVNLEKTSSVAVYEHFSSRLSEVGSNKTDAISLLNSTFQDRVENVLKYIEDGDLHRWSLPDIRAFGIGINQWRSKLNCITNPHMYEQGVRADGDPDLSDEIGKELSKKSASVGLRPIGAVIYLQRKNLKMCLRTVDAATDTSEVAKAYGGGGSPCSSSFIIRMDEYNHWRSVHSS, encoded by the exons ATGCCTCTGTCAGTTTTCCGGTTCCAGAGTTATTCTGTATCATCGCCGTTAATCCGGTGCTTCAGGTCACAAGCAGCATTGAAAGCATTGGCTAAAGCATCTGAAGACAAAGTCCCAAATCTCATCCTCTATAATTATCCTTCATTTTCCGGAGCTTTTGCCGCGCTTTTCACTCACCTCTATCATTCTCATCTCAACCTACCTCACCTCATCTTGCCTTTCTCTTCCGTCGAACCCTTCAG AGTTGAAGATTTGTGTATTGACGGGCTGCAGAATTGCTACTTCCTTGATTTTGTTGGTCCAAAAGGATTTGCGGAGGAGCTTACTCGGCGGACCTCATGCca gatAGTAGGGTTTGATCACCGGAAGTCTGCTCTATCCAAGATCCCTTTGAATCAAAGCTCTGGTGGGAGTCTCACATTTCATGTCAACCTCGAGAAAACTAGTTCAGTAGCTGTTTATGAACATTTCTCTTCTAGGCTTTCAGAGGTTGGATCCAATAAG ACGGATGCTATCAGCTTGCTAAATTCTACTTTTCAAGATCGAGTTGAAAATGTTCTAAAATATATTGAAGATGGAGATCTTCACAGGTGGAGTTTGCCTGATATTAGGGCCTTTGGAATTGGAATTAACCAGTGGCGTTCAAAATTGAACTGCATCACTAATCCACATATGTATGAACAG GGGGTTAGAGCTGATGGCGATCCAGACTTAAGTGATGAAATTGGCAAGGAACTTAGCAAGAAAAGCGCTTCAGTTGGACTCAG GCCTATAGGAGCAGTCATATACCTTCAGCGGAAGAATCTCAAGATGTGTCTGAGGACTGTAGATGCTGCTACTGATACTTCAGAAGTTGCCAAG GCATATGGTGGAGGTGGTTCTCCTTGTTCTAGCTCATTTATAATTCGGATGGATGAGTATAACCACTGGCGCTCAGTGCATTCATCCTAA
- the LOC101256922 gene encoding uncharacterized protein isoform X2, translating to MPLSVFRFQSYSVSSPLIRCFRSQAALKALAKASEDKVPNLILYNYPSFSGAFAALFTHLYHSHLNLPHLILPFSSVEPFRVEDLCIDGLQNCYFLDFVGPKGFAEELTRRTSCQIVGFDHRKSALSKIPLNQSSGGSLTFHVNLEKTSSVAVYEHFSSRLSETDAISLLNSTFQDRVENVLKYIEDGDLHRWSLPDIRAFGIGINQWRSKLNCITNPHMYEQLMGIHTGDLIASGNSHISKRLAAAHKLLDKFFKIRLGRGLYGECLGVRADGDPDLSDEIGKELSKKSASVGLRPIGAVIYLQRKNLKMCLRTVDAATDTSEVAKAYGGGGSPCSSSFIIRMDEYNHWRSVHSS from the exons ATGCCTCTGTCAGTTTTCCGGTTCCAGAGTTATTCTGTATCATCGCCGTTAATCCGGTGCTTCAGGTCACAAGCAGCATTGAAAGCATTGGCTAAAGCATCTGAAGACAAAGTCCCAAATCTCATCCTCTATAATTATCCTTCATTTTCCGGAGCTTTTGCCGCGCTTTTCACTCACCTCTATCATTCTCATCTCAACCTACCTCACCTCATCTTGCCTTTCTCTTCCGTCGAACCCTTCAG AGTTGAAGATTTGTGTATTGACGGGCTGCAGAATTGCTACTTCCTTGATTTTGTTGGTCCAAAAGGATTTGCGGAGGAGCTTACTCGGCGGACCTCATGCca gatAGTAGGGTTTGATCACCGGAAGTCTGCTCTATCCAAGATCCCTTTGAATCAAAGCTCTGGTGGGAGTCTCACATTTCATGTCAACCTCGAGAAAACTAGTTCAGTAGCTGTTTATGAACATTTCTCTTCTAGGCTTTCAGAG ACGGATGCTATCAGCTTGCTAAATTCTACTTTTCAAGATCGAGTTGAAAATGTTCTAAAATATATTGAAGATGGAGATCTTCACAGGTGGAGTTTGCCTGATATTAGGGCCTTTGGAATTGGAATTAACCAGTGGCGTTCAAAATTGAACTGCATCACTAATCCACATATGTATGAACAG CTAATGGGGATTCACACCGGTGATTTAATTGCTAGTGGAAACTCCCATATTTCAAAGAGACTGGCTGCAGCACACAAGTTGCTGGATAAGTTTTTCAAAATTCGGCTGGGGAGAGGACTTTATGGTGAATGCTTG GGGGTTAGAGCTGATGGCGATCCAGACTTAAGTGATGAAATTGGCAAGGAACTTAGCAAGAAAAGCGCTTCAGTTGGACTCAG GCCTATAGGAGCAGTCATATACCTTCAGCGGAAGAATCTCAAGATGTGTCTGAGGACTGTAGATGCTGCTACTGATACTTCAGAAGTTGCCAAG GCATATGGTGGAGGTGGTTCTCCTTGTTCTAGCTCATTTATAATTCGGATGGATGAGTATAACCACTGGCGCTCAGTGCATTCATCCTAA
- the LOC101256922 gene encoding uncharacterized protein isoform X4 encodes MPLSVFRFQSYSVSSPLIRCFRSQAALKALAKASEDKVPNLILYNYPSFSGAFAALFTHLYHSHLNLPHLILPFSSVEPFRIATSLILLVQKDLRRSLLGGPHAIGFDHRKSALSKIPLNQSSGGSLTFHVNLEKTSSVAVYEHFSSRLSEVGSNKTDAISLLNSTFQDRVENVLKYIEDGDLHRWSLPDIRAFGIGINQWRSKLNCITNPHMYEQGVRADGDPDLSDEIGKELSKKSASVGLRPIGAVIYLQRKNLKMCLRTVDAATDTSEVAKAYGGGGSPCSSSFIIRMDEYNHWRSVHSS; translated from the exons ATGCCTCTGTCAGTTTTCCGGTTCCAGAGTTATTCTGTATCATCGCCGTTAATCCGGTGCTTCAGGTCACAAGCAGCATTGAAAGCATTGGCTAAAGCATCTGAAGACAAAGTCCCAAATCTCATCCTCTATAATTATCCTTCATTTTCCGGAGCTTTTGCCGCGCTTTTCACTCACCTCTATCATTCTCATCTCAACCTACCTCACCTCATCTTGCCTTTCTCTTCCGTCGAACCCTTCAG AATTGCTACTTCCTTGATTTTGTTGGTCCAAAAGGATTTGCGGAGGAGCTTACTCGGCGGACCTCATGCca TAGGGTTTGATCACCGGAAGTCTGCTCTATCCAAGATCCCTTTGAATCAAAGCTCTGGTGGGAGTCTCACATTTCATGTCAACCTCGAGAAAACTAGTTCAGTAGCTGTTTATGAACATTTCTCTTCTAGGCTTTCAGAGGTTGGATCCAATAAG ACGGATGCTATCAGCTTGCTAAATTCTACTTTTCAAGATCGAGTTGAAAATGTTCTAAAATATATTGAAGATGGAGATCTTCACAGGTGGAGTTTGCCTGATATTAGGGCCTTTGGAATTGGAATTAACCAGTGGCGTTCAAAATTGAACTGCATCACTAATCCACATATGTATGAACAG GGGGTTAGAGCTGATGGCGATCCAGACTTAAGTGATGAAATTGGCAAGGAACTTAGCAAGAAAAGCGCTTCAGTTGGACTCAG GCCTATAGGAGCAGTCATATACCTTCAGCGGAAGAATCTCAAGATGTGTCTGAGGACTGTAGATGCTGCTACTGATACTTCAGAAGTTGCCAAG GCATATGGTGGAGGTGGTTCTCCTTGTTCTAGCTCATTTATAATTCGGATGGATGAGTATAACCACTGGCGCTCAGTGCATTCATCCTAA
- the LOC101249031 gene encoding oligopeptide transporter 4, giving the protein MGTYQPESLAGAMNSDDVSPIEEVRLTVTNTDDPTLPVWTFRMWFLGLFSCCLLSFLNQFFSYRTEPLVITQITVQVATLPIGHFLATILPATKFRLPGFGPRLFSLNPGPFNMKEHVLISIFANAGSAFGNGSAYAVGIVTIIKAFYRRNISFLAGWILIITTQVLGYGWAGLLRKYVVEPAHMWWPATLVQVSLFRALHEKDDRRPSRAKFFLIALICSFCWYLVPGYLFSTLTSISWICWAFSKSVTAQQIGSGMRGLGLGAVTLDWSAVASFLFSPLICPFFAIVNIFAGYMLIIYMVIPIAYWGFDLYGASKFPIFSSHLFTSQGQKYDISAIVNDKFELDIGKYEEQGRIHLSMFFALTYGFGFATIASTLTHVALFYGREIYERFRASYKGKEDIHTRLMRKYKDIPSWWFNALLLVTLAISLILCIFLNNQVQMPWWGLLFASAIAFIFTLPISIITATTNQTPGLNIITEYVMGIILPGRPIANVCFKVYGYMSMSQAVSFLSDFKLGHYMKIPPRSMFLVQFLGTIISGTINISVAWWLLNSIENICQDDLLPPDSPWTCPGDRVFFDASVIWGLVGPKRIFGTLGNYSSMNWFFLGGAIGPVIVWLLHKMFPTQSWIPLINLPVLLGATGAMPPATPLNYNAWVIVGTIFNFFIFRYRKQWWQRYNYILSAALDAGVAFMAVLLYFSLGMENKGVTWWGTNGEHCKLATCPTAKGIAVDGCPAR; this is encoded by the exons ATGGGAACTTACCAGCCAGAATCTCTCGCCGGAGCTATGAACTCCGATGATGTTTCACCGATTGAAGAAGTCCGTTTAACGGTGACCAACACCGATGACCCGACCCTACCCGTATGGACATTTAGAATGTGGTTTTTAGGCCTTTTCTCTTGTTGTTTACTCTCTTTTCTCAACCAATTTTTCTCTTATCGAACAGAGCCGTTAGTTATAACACAAATCACAGTCCAAGTGGCTACTCTTCCCATCGGTCATTTCTTAGCTACGATTCTCCCGGCCACGAAGTTCCGGTTACCGGGCTTCGGGCCAAGATTGTTTTCGCTAAATCCGGGCCCGTTTAATATGAAGGAACATGTTCTCATTTCTATATTTGCTAATGCTGGAAGCGCTTTTGGGAACGGTTCAGCTTATGCCGTTGGAATAGTGACTATTATCAAAGCTTTTTACCGCAGGAATATTTCATTTTTGGCTGGTTGGATTCTTATTATTACCACTCAG GTTTTGGGATATGGATGGGCTGGGCTTTTAAGGAAGTACGTAGTGGAGCCCGCCCATATGTGGTGGCCTGCTACTTTGGTTCAGGTCTCACTTTTCCG GGCCTTGCATGAGAAAGATGACCGGCGCCCGTCAAGAGCAAAATTTTTCCTCATTGCGTTGATATGCAGCTTTTGCTGGTATTTGGTACCAGGATATCTATTCTCCACACTCACGAGCATTTCATGGATCTGCTGGGCATTCTCCAAATCAGTGACGGCTCAGCAAATTGGATCAGGCATGAGGGGCCTTGGACTTGGAGCTGTAACCCTAGATTGGTCTGCTGTGGCATCCTTCTTGTTCAGCCCCCTCATCTGCCCTTTCTTTGCCATTGTCAACATCTTTGCAGGGTACATGTTGATAATATACATGGTGATCCCAATAGCATATTGGGGATTTGACTTGTATGGTGCTTCCAAATTTCCCATTTTCTCATCGCACTTATTCACATCACAAGGTCAGAAGTACGATATATCAGCCATTGTGAATGACAAGTTTGAGCTAGATATTGGTAAGTATGAGGAGCAAGGGCGGATACATCTAAGCATGTTCTTTGCTCTCACTTATGGTTTTGGTTTTGCTACTATAGCATCTACACTTACACATGTGGCGTTGTTCTATGGAAG GGAAATATATGAAAGATTCCGAGCTTCATACAAGGGAAAGGAGGATATTCATACAAGACTAATGAGGAAATACAAAGACATACCTTCGTGGTGGTTTAATGCATTGCTTCTGGTGACACTAGCAATCTCCCTAATCCTCTGCATTTTCTTGAATAACCAAGTCCAGATGCCATGGTGGGGGCTTCTTTTTGCAAGTGCTATTGCTTTTATCTTCACACTTCCAATCAGCATCATAACAGCTACAACAAACCAG ACCCCAGGCTTGAACATAATCACTGAATATGTCATGGGAATAATACTACCAGGACGACCAATAGCCAATGTGTGCTTCAAAGTCTATGGGTACATGAGTATGTCACAGGCTGTCTCTTTCCTCAGCGACTTCAAATTGGGTCACTATATGAAGATCCCCCCTCGATCAATGTTCTTGGTTCAG TTTTTAGGAACAATAATTTCCGGAACTATCAACATATCTGTGGCGTGGTGGCTGCTAAACTCCATCGAGAACATATGTCAAGATGATCTCCTTCCACCAGACAGTCCATGGACATGCCCAGGAGATCGTGTTTTTTTCGATGCATCAGTTATCTGGGGTTTAGTCGGACCAAAAAGGATTTTTGGAACTCTTGGAAACTACAGCTCCATGAACTGGTTCTTCCTTGGAGGAGCAATAGGACCTGTAATAGTGTGGCTCTTGCATAAAATGTTTCCAACACAATCATGGATTCCCCTGATCAACCTTCCAGTTCTTCTGGGAGCAACAGGCGCCATGCCACCAGCAACACCATTGAACTACAATGCATGGGTCATTGTCGGCacaattttcaacttcttcatcttCCGATACCGAAAACAATGGTGGCAGAGATACAACTACATTCTATCCGCAGCGTTGGATGCAGGAGTAGCTTTCATGGCAGTCCTACTATATTTCTCATTAGGAATGGAGAATAAAGGAGTGACTTGGTGGGGTACCAACGGGGAACACTGTAAATTGGCAACTTGTCCAACAGCCAAAGGCATAGCTGTTGATGGGTGTCCAGCTAGATAA